From Streptomyces sp. TLI_105, the proteins below share one genomic window:
- a CDS encoding AfsR/SARP family transcriptional regulator encodes MSVRENGVSITPTAAAPRQLLALLTASADQVVPVTVLTEELWPSGAPRGARAELQAHIAELRTLIAGALRGADPAEPRPGWSDRRSADAILVSQPGGYRLDTGGGPNDAWQFERAAGAGYRAMEAGDLSRAALRLGEALALWRGEPYAGVAAGPRLRREIERLETSRLSVLDQWLEAQLGLGRHAELVSELTGLVARYRTNEPLHAHLMVALLRCGQHDEALLVYERLRAALKGESGMEPSARLRRLQRSVLAVRDTTGRPAYGPRIPTQYIPSRHVPAPYVPAQYGTAQYGPARPRLVPAGSVG; translated from the coding sequence TTGTCGGTACGTGAGAACGGGGTGTCGATCACCCCGACAGCGGCCGCGCCCCGGCAGCTGCTCGCCCTGCTCACGGCCAGCGCCGACCAGGTCGTCCCCGTGACGGTCCTGACCGAGGAGCTCTGGCCGTCCGGCGCGCCCCGCGGCGCCCGCGCCGAACTGCAGGCGCACATAGCGGAGCTGCGGACCCTCATCGCGGGCGCCCTGCGCGGCGCCGACCCTGCGGAGCCGCGCCCCGGCTGGTCGGACCGGCGCAGCGCCGACGCGATCCTCGTCTCCCAGCCCGGCGGCTACCGCCTCGACACCGGCGGCGGCCCCAACGACGCCTGGCAGTTCGAGCGCGCGGCCGGCGCCGGCTACCGGGCCATGGAGGCCGGCGACCTGTCCCGGGCCGCCCTCCGCCTCGGCGAGGCGCTCGCCCTGTGGCGCGGCGAACCCTACGCGGGCGTGGCCGCGGGACCCCGGCTCCGCCGGGAGATCGAGCGCCTGGAGACGTCCCGGCTCAGCGTCCTCGACCAGTGGCTGGAAGCACAGCTGGGCCTGGGACGGCACGCCGAACTCGTCTCCGAACTCACCGGACTCGTCGCCCGCTACCGCACCAACGAGCCCCTCCACGCCCACCTCATGGTCGCCCTGCTGCGCTGCGGCCAGCACGACGAGGCCCTCCTCGTGTACGAGCGGCTGCGCGCCGCCCTCAAGGGCGAGAGCGGCATGGAACCCTCGGCGCGGCTCCGCCGGCTCCAGCGCTCGGTCCTGGCCGTGCGGGACACGACCGGCCGTCCCGCGTACGGCCCCCGGATCCCCACGCAGTACATCCCCAGCCGGCACGTCCCGGCCCCGTACGTCCCCGCCCAGTACGGCACGGCGCAGTACGGCCCCGCACGCCCCCGGCTCGTCCCGGCGGGCTCCGTCGGCTGA
- a CDS encoding von Willebrand factor type A domain-containing protein: MERQNEGGGRRRGARFPAAVAALLAAGLAVGGCSAGVDRTSADGGPKGGGRPAPTAPDGAHTGTAAPQEGEQRSPTPAPDYLSTFALDVDTASYGYARRTLAEGRLPDPATVRPEEFVNSFRPDYPRPKDNGFSVTLDGARAGADGWSLLRVGLATRGADRNAERPPAALTFVVDVSGSMNEPGRLDLVKESLGLLAGQLRDDDSIALVTFSSEAETRLPMTRVGGARDRIREVVDSLATSSSTNVGAGVRTGYDVAVEGHRKGATNRVVLLSDALANTGDTEADPILARIDEERREYGITLFGVGVGSEYGDAFMERLADKGDGQTTYVSTPAQARKVFVDQLPSHVELRARDAKAQVAFDRRTVEKFRLVGYENRAVADEDFRNDRVDGGEVGAGHTVTALYAVKTRPGAAGPLATATVRWLDPATRAPHERSGTLGTAALSGDIWGDGHDSLQLTAIAAYFADALRGGGLPGAPGLPALTKRAGAIADRSGSAVVTELADALRQASGLIGSGQDEDPYGEGESKSGDPYS, from the coding sequence ATGGAACGACAGAACGAGGGCGGGGGCCGGCGCCGCGGGGCCCGGTTCCCGGCCGCCGTCGCGGCTCTGCTCGCGGCCGGACTCGCCGTCGGCGGATGCAGCGCGGGCGTCGACCGCACCAGCGCCGACGGAGGACCCAAGGGCGGCGGCCGGCCCGCTCCCACGGCCCCCGACGGCGCGCACACCGGGACCGCCGCGCCCCAGGAGGGCGAGCAGCGCTCACCGACGCCCGCCCCCGACTACCTGTCCACCTTCGCCCTGGACGTGGACACCGCCTCCTACGGCTACGCCCGTCGCACCCTCGCCGAGGGGCGGCTGCCCGACCCCGCGACCGTGCGACCCGAGGAGTTCGTCAACAGCTTCCGGCCCGACTATCCGCGCCCGAAGGACAACGGCTTCAGCGTGACCCTCGACGGGGCCCGCGCCGGCGCCGACGGCTGGTCCCTGCTCCGGGTCGGACTCGCCACCCGGGGCGCGGACCGGAACGCCGAACGCCCGCCCGCCGCCCTCACCTTCGTCGTCGACGTCTCCGGCTCGATGAACGAGCCGGGCCGGCTCGACCTGGTCAAGGAGTCCCTCGGGCTGCTCGCCGGCCAGTTGCGCGACGACGACTCGATCGCGCTCGTCACCTTCAGCTCCGAGGCCGAGACGCGGCTGCCCATGACCCGCGTCGGGGGCGCCCGCGACCGGATCCGCGAGGTCGTCGACTCGCTCGCGACGAGCTCGTCCACCAACGTGGGGGCGGGCGTCCGCACCGGCTACGACGTCGCCGTCGAGGGCCACCGGAAGGGCGCCACCAACCGGGTGGTGCTGCTCTCCGACGCGCTCGCCAACACCGGTGACACCGAGGCCGATCCGATCCTCGCGCGCATCGACGAGGAACGCAGGGAGTACGGCATCACGCTCTTCGGCGTCGGTGTCGGCAGCGAGTACGGCGACGCGTTCATGGAGCGGCTCGCCGACAAGGGCGACGGGCAGACCACGTACGTCTCCACCCCGGCGCAGGCCCGGAAGGTCTTCGTCGACCAGCTGCCCTCCCACGTCGAGCTGCGCGCCCGGGACGCCAAGGCGCAGGTCGCCTTCGACCGGCGGACCGTCGAGAAGTTCCGGCTCGTCGGCTACGAGAACAGGGCGGTCGCCGACGAGGACTTCCGGAACGACCGGGTGGACGGCGGCGAGGTCGGGGCCGGGCACACGGTCACCGCGCTGTACGCGGTCAAGACCCGTCCGGGGGCCGCCGGTCCGCTCGCCACCGCGACGGTCCGCTGGCTCGACCCGGCCACCCGGGCCCCGCACGAGCGCTCCGGCACCCTCGGGACGGCCGCGCTGAGCGGGGACATCTGGGGCGACGGCCACGACAGCCTGCAGCTGACCGCGATCGCCGCCTACTTCGCGGACGCCCTGCGCGGCGGCGGCCTGCCGGGCGCGCCGGGCCTTCCGGCGCTCACGAAGCGCGCCGGGGCGATCGCCGACCGGTCGGGTTCGGCGGTGGTCACCGAGCTGGCCGACGCCCTCCGGCAGGCCTCCGGACTGATCGGCTCCGGGCAGGATGAAGATCCGTACGGGGAAGGCGAGTCGAAGTCCGGAGATCCCTACAGCTGA
- a CDS encoding DUF1772 domain-containing protein, protein MATLLLALAVGSTGLYAGFLLIFQTGIMPALGRLTDPEFVTAMRRINEYVPRAVFLTVFLGVVAFPAAAFLVPVDGRTDAQKWLVLAGLVAAVLNHAVTIGGNIPLNTALAASEKAPAGDPAGDPSAVRAAFEKRWNGFHRVRTALITLAFGLLTAAAVL, encoded by the coding sequence ATGGCCACCCTGCTGCTCGCCCTCGCCGTCGGAAGCACCGGGCTCTACGCCGGTTTCCTGCTGATCTTCCAGACCGGGATCATGCCCGCGCTCGGCCGTCTGACGGACCCGGAGTTCGTCACGGCGATGCGCCGGATCAACGAGTACGTGCCGAGGGCCGTGTTCCTCACGGTCTTCCTCGGAGTGGTCGCCTTCCCCGCCGCCGCGTTCCTCGTCCCCGTCGACGGGCGGACGGACGCGCAGAAGTGGCTGGTCCTCGCGGGGCTCGTGGCCGCGGTCCTCAACCACGCGGTGACCATCGGCGGGAACATCCCGCTCAACACGGCCCTCGCGGCGTCGGAGAAGGCCCCGGCGGGCGACCCGGCGGGCGATCCGTCCGCGGTCCGGGCCGCCTTCGAGAAGCGCTGGAACGGTTTCCACCGCGTCCGTACGGCTCTGATCACCCTCGCGTTCGGGCTCCTCACCGCCGCCGCGGTGCTCTAG